The following are from one region of the Bactrocera neohumeralis isolate Rockhampton unplaced genomic scaffold, APGP_CSIRO_Bneo_wtdbg2-racon-allhic-juicebox.fasta_v2 ctg195_1, whole genome shotgun sequence genome:
- the LOC126766637 gene encoding uncharacterized protein LOC126766637, with protein sequence MWPLLKMPTSRSMLLGTAMVTICHNESTFTVRALIDSGSEATFISNSLQKRLHLASKKVSARVSGLNNTISGRVQLVCSITIGSPRNKSLRVEAEEFVPPKLTGLLLSRSINSSIIKGLSNIPLADNNFYTSQKVDLLIGADLYPKIIVNGVKSKMFGSLVAQRIVFGWVLTGSVPSEETKINSTITQQRTQNHFCSVKITNFIPKQQQQRKHHHQQQHNSNQRNRNALAEPEITDRPLSLVNQWKKLKALSQHFCQRWKTKYLKELQKRKKWKHSQQNVQVDDLVVVRDENLPPNEWRVGSINKVYPGLDQRVRVVDIQTQRGLICRPQKDCHCTQSMLISYYKFTR encoded by the coding sequence ATGTGGCCTCTATTAAAAATGCCTACCAGTCGAAGTATGCTCTTAGGTACAGCCATGGTGACAATATGTCACAACGAGAGCACCTTTACTGTCAGAGCCCTGATTGATTCGGGATCTGAAGCCACCTTCATAAGCAATAGTCTGCAAAAACGCTTACATCTGGCAAGCAAAAAGGTCAGCGCGCGAGTTTCAGGACTGAATAATACCATATCAGGACGAGTTCAATTGGTATGCTCGATTACAATTGGCTCGCCCCGTAACAAAAGTTTAAGAGTAGAAGCGGAAGAGTTCGTACCACCAAAATTGACTGGACTGCTTCTATCCAGATCAATTAACTCTTCAATTATAAAAGGGTTATCCAATATCCCCTTAGCGGATAATAATTTCTATACGAGTCAAAAGGTTGACTTGTTGATTGGAGCGGATCTTTACCCGAAAATCATTGTAAATGGGGTAAAATCGAAAATGTTCGGATCCCTCGTAGCACAACGTATTGTGTTCGGTTGGGTTTTAACAGGTTCCGTTCCCtccgaagaaacaaaaataaattcaacaataactcaacaacgaacacaaaatcatttttgtagtgtaaaaattactaattttatacctaaacaacaacaacaacgaaaacatcatcatcagcaacaacacaatagcAATCAGCGGAATAGAAATGCATTGGCAGAACCAGAAATAACCGACAGACCGCTATCATTAGTAAaccaatggaaaaaattaaaggcTTTAAGTCAGCACTTTTGTCAGAGATGGAAGACCAAATACTTAAAGGAACTGCAGAAACGAAAGAAATGGAAACATTCCCAACAGAACGTCCAAGTCGACGACCTGGTGGTAGTTCGTGATGAAAATCTACCTCCAAATGAATGGAGAGTAGGCAGCATCAACAAAGTATATCCAGGGTTGGATCAACGAGTTCGGGTGGTGGACATCCAAACTCAACGTGGCTTAATTTGTCGGCCTCAGAAAGATTGTCATTGTACCCAATCAATGttaatttcatattataaaTTCACACGTTAA